The proteins below are encoded in one region of Salmo salar chromosome ssa02, Ssal_v3.1, whole genome shotgun sequence:
- the LOC106593411 gene encoding zinc finger protein 501-like: MSSLNYSPPVKEEEVCWTEKEALGLNIVVKEEKEEEDVTVKQEVEGEAVTVKEEDKDVSVKEEEDAFRVKEEEDVSVKEEEDAFRVKEEDAVFGVKKEGEITVTLKDEEVEIGDLNNTREIPDSHSDSGKSPSGEPDPETPKPARQHHCSHCEKSFRWLGNLKLHERTHTGEKPFQCAQCGKSFAVLANLKRHERIHTGEKPYHCSQCGMSFNQDGDLKAHKRKHTGEKPFQCSQCGKSFTKIGQLKEHERIHKGEKPFQCSHCGKSFTRIGNLKKHARLHTGEKPFQCSQCGKSFAVLANLKRHERIHTGEKPYHCSHCGMSFIQLWDLQAHERIHTGEKPFQCSQCGKSFTQIGHLKAHERIHTGEKPYQCSQCEKGFTMLTNLKRHERIHTGEKHFLLPV; this comes from the exons atgagctccctaaactactcccctcctgttaaagaagaggaagtctgctggacggagaaagaagctctggggctgaacattgtcgtgaaagaggagaaggaagaggaggatgttacagtaaaacaagaagtagagggtgaggctgttacagtgaaagaagaagataaagacgtttcagtgaaagaagaggaagacgcgttcagagtgaaagaggaagaggatgtttcagtgaaagaagaggaagatgcgttcagagtgaaagaggaggatgcagtttttggagtgaagaaggaaggagagattactgtcacattgaaagatgAAGAGGTGGAGATAGGAGATCTGaataacacca gagagataccagactctcactctgacagtgggaagagtccttcaggggaaccagacccagagacgcCCAAACCAGCGAGACAACACCACTGCTCCCACTGTGAAAAGAGTTTTCGCTGGTTAGGGAACCTAAAActgcatgagaggacacacactggagaaaagcctttccaatgcgcccagtgtggaaagagttttgctgTGTTAGCTAACCTGAAAAGGcacgagagaatacacacaggagaaaagccttatcaCTGTTCCCAATGTGGAATGAGTTTTAATCAGGATGGGGACCTAAAAGCTCATAAGAGgaaacacacaggagaaaagcctttccaatgttcccagtgtggaaagagttttactaaGATAGGGCAATTAAAagaacatgagagaatacacaaaGGAGAAAAGCCATTCCAATGTtcccattgtggaaagagttttactcggATAGGAAACCTAAAAAAGCATGCGAGACTACACAccggagaaaagcctttccaatgttcccagtgtggaaagagttttgccgTGTTAGCAAACCTGAaaaggcatgagagaatacacacaggagaaaagccttatcactgttcccactgtggaatGAGTTTTATTCAGTTATGGGACCTACAAGCTCAtgagaggatacacacaggagaaaagcctttccaatgttcccagtgtggaaagagttttactcagaTAGGGCACCTGAAAGCTCAtgagaggatacacacaggagaaaagccttaccaatgttcccagtgtgaaaAGGGTTTTACCATGTTAACTAACCTGAaaaggcatgagagaatacacacaggagaaaagcatTTTCTGCTCCCAGTGTAA